Proteins encoded within one genomic window of Phototrophicus methaneseepsis:
- a CDS encoding DMT family transporter, producing the protein MKAISDNLRSIVFISLAMLIFSLQGIAVKWIGGDYSIMEIVLFRSVIAMPITIVLYRLEGGRGLPKTQQPILEYVRGFFLFLSYTTAFMALAALPLAEVDAIRFSGPLMITILSVLILRETVQPYRWIALIVGFIGVLFIVRPGTATFNLGSIFALISVLFYAFSVLITRKLKETDSSATQAYYSSLVYLIAAVILNPLAFLVSATSDAHPSIAFLLRAWNTPTLTDMLVMFGLGFIWAGGMYFVARAYSTAPATVVAPFEYVSLPFNMLWGFLFFMEVPLLATWIGATLTIASGLYILYRERRDTKMKRGKNLQVEVS; encoded by the coding sequence ATGAAAGCAATCAGTGACAATCTACGCAGCATCGTTTTTATCAGCTTAGCGATGCTGATTTTTTCGTTACAGGGTATCGCCGTTAAGTGGATTGGTGGCGATTATTCCATTATGGAGATTGTGCTGTTCCGTAGCGTCATCGCCATGCCGATCACCATTGTGCTCTACCGGCTTGAAGGTGGACGCGGGTTACCAAAGACCCAGCAGCCGATACTTGAATATGTCCGTGGTTTTTTCCTGTTTCTCTCCTACACCACCGCATTTATGGCATTGGCAGCCTTGCCCCTGGCAGAAGTGGATGCCATTCGCTTTTCTGGCCCTCTGATGATTACCATCTTATCAGTCCTCATTTTGAGGGAAACAGTACAGCCCTATCGCTGGATAGCTCTGATCGTTGGTTTTATAGGCGTTTTGTTCATCGTCAGGCCAGGTACAGCGACCTTCAATCTTGGCTCTATCTTTGCTTTGATCTCCGTCCTTTTTTATGCATTCTCTGTGTTGATCACGCGCAAGCTGAAAGAAACAGATAGCAGTGCAACCCAGGCATACTATAGTTCACTGGTCTACCTGATCGCGGCTGTCATTTTGAACCCGCTTGCGTTTTTAGTTTCAGCAACGTCGGATGCTCATCCAAGCATTGCTTTCTTGCTGCGCGCCTGGAACACGCCGACACTCACCGATATGCTTGTCATGTTTGGATTGGGTTTCATATGGGCTGGGGGAATGTATTTCGTTGCACGAGCTTATAGCACAGCACCAGCTACGGTCGTTGCGCCATTTGAATACGTCTCTTTACCTTTCAATATGCTATGGGGATTTCTCTTCTTTATGGAGGTGCCCCTGCTCGCAACCTGGATCGGAGCGACCTTAACGATAGCAAGTGGATTGTACATTTTGTATCGAGAACGACGGGATACGAAAATGAAACGGGGCAAAAATCTACAAGTTGAGGTTAGCTAA
- a CDS encoding MerR family transcriptional regulator, which produces MANYLKTSDIAKEIGVHVNTVRLYESYGFLSSVPRSPSGYRLFTQLHLEQMRLARLALTWPYIGKKQVIVDLIQCAADGDMGMAMELAYEHLINVRIERTHAEAAIEFLERWAQGQMLDTTQHSLNIGATAQHLGVSVDQLRNWDRSGLIDVPRDPTTHYRIYRATEIGRLRVIRILRQSGYSVMAILRMLRQFDTGEKAHLREALDTPGDNEYIETIADRWLTTLKEQEERAQEIIRQITVLINLTIDASHYSAETD; this is translated from the coding sequence ATGGCTAACTATTTAAAAACATCCGATATTGCCAAGGAAATCGGGGTGCATGTCAACACAGTGCGCCTGTACGAATCCTATGGTTTTTTGTCCTCTGTGCCACGCAGCCCCTCAGGGTATCGCTTATTTACCCAATTGCATCTTGAACAGATGCGGCTGGCGCGGTTGGCGCTAACATGGCCCTATATTGGAAAAAAGCAGGTCATCGTTGATCTGATTCAGTGTGCCGCAGATGGTGACATGGGGATGGCTATGGAGCTGGCCTATGAGCACCTCATCAATGTGCGCATCGAACGAACACATGCAGAGGCCGCTATTGAATTCCTGGAGCGTTGGGCACAGGGGCAAATGCTCGATACCACCCAACACAGCCTCAATATCGGTGCAACGGCGCAGCATTTAGGTGTTTCTGTGGATCAATTGCGTAATTGGGACCGTAGCGGATTGATCGACGTACCGCGTGACCCAACCACCCATTACCGCATCTACCGGGCAACAGAAATAGGACGCCTACGGGTCATCCGCATTTTGCGCCAATCTGGCTATAGTGTCATGGCTATTTTGCGTATGCTGCGACAGTTCGACACTGGGGAAAAAGCCCATCTACGCGAGGCCCTGGATACCCCCGGCGACAATGAATATATTGAAACTATCGCGGATCGCTGGTTGACGACGCTCAAAGAACAAGAAGAACGCGCTCAAGAGATCATCCGGCAAATTACTGTGTTGATCAATCTAACGATTGACGCGAGCCACTACTCAGCAGAGACAGACTAA
- a CDS encoding DUF1003 domain-containing protein produces the protein MYNDLILDRLVALPEDEKDERIQQLIDEIEALDSLLSPEARELIHHLRPRTVSDDVYEEIDETSTLGDRMADWLASMAGSWRFIISFVVFMALWMGSNLALGDRALDPAPFILLNLALSTLAGLQAPVILMAQNRQASKDRLVAENDYQVNLKNELEIVDLHRKIDTLMNTVEVQNKMVNVLVAARRQELNATVHAIKDNRETV, from the coding sequence ATGTACAATGACCTGATTTTGGATCGTCTGGTTGCCCTGCCGGAAGACGAAAAAGACGAACGGATCCAACAGTTAATTGACGAAATTGAGGCCCTTGATAGCCTGCTCAGCCCTGAAGCCAGAGAGCTGATTCATCATCTGCGCCCGCGCACAGTTTCAGATGATGTTTACGAAGAAATTGACGAAACCTCCACACTTGGCGACCGCATGGCCGATTGGCTCGCCTCGATGGCCGGTAGCTGGCGCTTTATCATCAGCTTTGTCGTATTTATGGCCCTATGGATGGGGAGCAATCTTGCCCTGGGTGATCGTGCTCTGGACCCAGCGCCTTTCATCCTCCTGAATCTGGCACTCAGCACGTTAGCTGGCTTACAAGCACCCGTGATCCTCATGGCGCAAAATCGCCAGGCATCAAAAGATCGCCTCGTTGCCGAGAACGATTACCAGGTGAACCTGAAGAATGAGCTTGAAATCGTCGACCTGCATCGTAAGATTGATACGCTGATGAACACCGTTGAGGTGCAGAATAAGATGGTGAATGTGTTGGTCGCCGCTCGTCGGCAGGAACTCAATGCAACTGTCCATGCGATCAAGGATAATCGCGAGACGGTTTGA
- a CDS encoding DUF5667 domain-containing protein has product MTESHLNPDQLADYLDKKRSAKQSFSSAGDNDPAAQVAQLFSKEQAPQLSAAARQRMEDRILQAVPSQPAPARIIPIGLTRLAAAAAVIVFMVLIPAVSDSAVPGDVLYGAKRITEQVELITAPLLNRRADVYMRLAKRRADEAAILLDRGIFSNELVNESLANLKQASIAEDVEATDTNQAIEIYAVLEYVANSASLMSLDNGNSLDVLATARADNSLIALPTSTTTPEADALIVDASPTAPASSPDAPITITMSLTPTQTTTMTATPSPTATTTSTTTATPSSTPTRTPTTITNTPVPTVETPTPPAVVLQPDITRVGYVKANGRVNVRETPNGTVITAVEPYTPVQIVEISDDNQWMHIILPNETEGWISRSLIMLGNAPNTPAQNANSGNASGGNPPDSPGNSGNAGNPPDNPGNSGNAGNSGNSGNPPDNPGNSGNAGNSGNPPDNPGNSGNSGNSGNPPDNPGNSGNAGNSGNPPDNPGNSGNAGNSGNSGNAGNK; this is encoded by the coding sequence ATGACTGAGAGCCATCTGAATCCAGACCAACTGGCTGACTATCTGGATAAAAAGCGATCAGCCAAGCAGTCATTTTCGTCTGCGGGCGACAATGACCCTGCGGCTCAGGTTGCGCAGCTCTTCTCTAAAGAGCAAGCGCCTCAGCTTTCCGCTGCAGCTCGCCAACGTATGGAAGACCGTATTCTCCAGGCTGTACCGAGCCAACCGGCCCCAGCCCGTATTATCCCAATTGGGCTTACGCGTCTGGCAGCAGCGGCAGCAGTGATTGTCTTCATGGTCCTCATACCAGCCGTCTCCGATTCTGCGGTGCCGGGTGATGTCCTTTATGGGGCGAAACGCATCACGGAACAGGTCGAACTCATTACCGCGCCTTTGCTGAACAGGCGAGCTGATGTATATATGCGTCTTGCAAAGCGTCGTGCAGATGAAGCTGCCATCCTGCTTGATCGCGGCATCTTTTCAAATGAGCTGGTCAATGAGTCCCTGGCAAATTTGAAGCAGGCATCCATAGCTGAGGATGTGGAAGCAACAGATACGAATCAAGCTATAGAAATCTACGCCGTGCTGGAATATGTTGCTAATTCGGCCAGCCTGATGAGCCTGGATAATGGCAACAGCCTTGACGTGCTGGCAACTGCACGGGCAGATAACAGCCTGATCGCGCTGCCAACATCCACCACAACACCAGAAGCTGATGCCCTGATTGTAGATGCATCACCAACAGCGCCTGCAAGTTCACCAGATGCACCCATTACCATCACGATGAGCCTTACGCCGACACAAACAACAACCATGACGGCGACACCGTCTCCGACGGCGACAACGACATCAACGACAACGGCGACGCCCTCCAGCACGCCTACACGTACACCGACGACGATCACAAATACGCCAGTCCCCACTGTAGAGACGCCTACACCACCGGCAGTCGTCCTGCAGCCAGATATTACTCGGGTTGGTTATGTCAAGGCGAATGGTCGCGTCAACGTACGCGAGACGCCGAATGGCACCGTCATCACCGCGGTAGAACCCTATACGCCGGTCCAAATCGTGGAAATATCAGATGATAACCAGTGGATGCATATCATCTTACCCAATGAAACAGAGGGGTGGATCTCACGGAGCCTGATCATGCTTGGCAACGCTCCTAATACCCCGGCACAAAATGCCAATTCCGGCAACGCGAGCGGCGGCAATCCTCCGGATAGTCCGGGCAACAGCGGCAATGCTGGCAACCCTCCGGATAACCCAGGTAACAGTGGGAATGCTGGCAATAGCGGCAACAGTGGCAATCCACCAGATAACCCGGGTAACAGTGGGAATGCTGGCAACAGCGGCAACCCGCCAGATAACCCGGGTAATAGTGGAAACTCTGGCAATAGCGGCAACCCGCCGGATAACCCGGGTAACAGTGGGAACGCTGGCAATAGCGGTAACCCACCAGATAACCCAGGTAATAGTGGGAATGCTGGCAACAGCGGCAACTCCGGCAATGCGGGGAATAAATAA
- a CDS encoding RNA polymerase sigma factor, whose product MEVSHRIIRQAQRGDRKAISQIYQAYVDQIYRYIAYRVGNTQDAEDITTEVFIKMIEALPTYKITGAPFEAWLYRMASARVIDMRRKSNRHTQEELADHFASSHPLPEQEVLTEEEHSELQAAFFTLSEEDQDVLYLRFVEHYSHKQVADVLGRSVTAVKSAQHRALNRLADLLGQNKVRHYLRGDQ is encoded by the coding sequence ATGGAAGTTAGTCATCGCATCATCCGACAAGCTCAGCGAGGGGATAGGAAAGCCATATCTCAAATCTACCAAGCATACGTTGATCAGATTTACCGTTACATTGCCTACCGTGTTGGTAACACACAAGATGCCGAAGACATAACCACAGAGGTCTTCATTAAGATGATAGAGGCATTACCAACCTACAAGATCACCGGTGCTCCGTTTGAGGCTTGGCTATATCGCATGGCATCCGCTCGTGTGATCGATATGCGAAGAAAAAGCAATCGACACACGCAGGAAGAACTAGCGGATCATTTTGCCAGCAGCCACCCCTTGCCAGAACAAGAAGTGCTCACAGAAGAGGAGCACAGTGAATTACAGGCGGCCTTCTTTACATTGAGCGAAGAAGACCAGGATGTCTTATATTTGCGATTTGTCGAGCATTACTCGCATAAACAGGTTGCGGATGTATTAGGTAGGAGCGTCACCGCTGTGAAGAGTGCACAGCATCGGGCGCTCAACCGTCTGGCTGATTTATTGGGACAGAACAAAGTGCGACATTATCTACGAGGCGACCAATGA
- a CDS encoding TadE/TadG family type IV pilus assembly protein: MKKSLRHHQLESGQSLVEFSVLSILVLIILVGLLDLGRVYFLHIALEDGAGEAALYLSINPGCRNASDLPDPSNPTFCADPNNAEYRARTSSGGQLAWDEALIVVERPREYGVGDPIEVTIEYPFRFLLPLIPAISGVNPFPLRGHATQIILTEVTGEVQQ; the protein is encoded by the coding sequence GTGAAAAAGTCATTGCGTCATCATCAGTTGGAAAGTGGGCAGAGCCTGGTTGAATTCTCAGTGCTTAGCATCCTTGTTTTGATTATTCTGGTGGGCCTGCTGGATCTCGGACGTGTTTACTTCCTACATATTGCATTGGAGGATGGCGCAGGCGAAGCCGCACTCTATCTTTCAATCAATCCTGGCTGCCGCAACGCGAGTGATCTGCCAGACCCGTCAAATCCTACATTTTGTGCAGACCCTAATAACGCGGAATACCGCGCTCGTACTTCGAGCGGTGGACAGCTGGCCTGGGATGAAGCCTTGATTGTAGTCGAGCGTCCCAGAGAATACGGCGTCGGTGATCCTATAGAAGTCACAATTGAGTATCCCTTCCGATTCCTACTGCCATTAATCCCCGCAATCAGCGGTGTCAATCCCTTCCCGCTGCGTGGACATGCAACACAAATCATTCTTACTGAAGTTACAGGCGAGGTGCAGCAATGA
- a CDS encoding Calx-beta domain-containing protein, producing the protein MKSQRGQALVEFAMVAPLIFMLSFMILDFGHLMIAYASASSALRDAVRLAEVNGYDPVNPLYLDCSEIEKTARSAFFLDSADVLVTYEKASDGTVTDCDATNLNDLESGDMLHVSLSATVRPITPILNEFVPALSFNFEGQRTIVNNINLGSIFEYDQDYDGLDDQWEIEHFGDLSHIGTEDPDHDRCNNGCEETRGSDPNVPDTDGDGLLDGEEAYVYGTDLLSADTDGDGLNDGDEVAGYDQDGDGIPETFPDPLVADPDNDGLLDGDEIFYNTDPFHPDSDGDGINDGTEVAGFDSDGDGIIDYSTDPASADTDGDTLPDKREIDGFDINNDGIVDIYTNPSLADTDADGLLDPEELTLGTNPTIADTDEDGLLDGFEVDNELDPLNADPDEDLLLDKDELDIGTDPFNPDTDGDGLLDGYEVHYYHTDPLIPNEDHDQDDLPDDWETVYFGNTSQTGDGDYDNDGCNNACEFENALDPTKPDTDGDGLTDYDELTRYQTKPRYADSDNDGLNDGDEILVYKTQALVPDTDGDKLNDGTEVWGVNVNGSVYTSDPHLVDTDSDTLNDYDEYYVHRTNPSAADTDGDGLNDAAEIQEHHTLPSKADTDSDGLNDKEEIDCVRASNGNTYCTNPNMPDTDNDGLLDGQEVAGFDTPYGHLVTDPTWPDTDEDEFTDKEELDGIQTPYGILQTNPLALDTDGDRLSDGTEVNVTGTNPLDPDTDDDGFFDGDEVDQGSNPLLPDRDLDNLPDDWEQLHFGDTASQDGNGDPDNDGCNNMCEYENGTGPNIADTDSDGLSDGQEVYQYRTDPNRPDTDGDGLTDGEEVLITATDPLRMTLNLVINDVNVAEPASSHSPTTQARITVTLRGDDGYRTDDVRVQYSTADGTAVAGNPDRDYVAIPLSSSNALIFPAGVTQKEIVVEINGDNRNEPNEVFYVDLSSPQNAIIAPNRGRSNVNITKEIIEYPS; encoded by the coding sequence ATGAAATCACAACGAGGACAGGCACTTGTTGAGTTCGCAATGGTGGCCCCGCTTATTTTTATGTTGTCATTTATGATTCTGGATTTTGGCCACTTGATGATCGCTTATGCGTCTGCATCGTCGGCGCTGCGCGATGCGGTTCGTTTGGCAGAAGTCAATGGCTATGACCCGGTGAATCCGCTTTATCTGGACTGCTCCGAAATTGAAAAAACGGCCCGGAGCGCGTTTTTCCTGGATTCCGCCGATGTGCTGGTGACATATGAAAAAGCATCAGATGGCACCGTGACGGATTGTGATGCGACGAACCTCAACGATCTGGAAAGTGGCGATATGTTGCACGTGAGCCTTTCCGCAACGGTGCGCCCGATCACGCCTATTTTGAATGAATTCGTGCCAGCGCTCTCTTTCAATTTCGAGGGTCAGCGTACAATTGTCAATAACATCAACCTGGGCAGCATCTTTGAATATGACCAGGATTACGATGGCCTGGATGATCAGTGGGAAATTGAACATTTTGGCGATTTGTCGCACATCGGCACGGAAGACCCGGATCATGATCGCTGTAACAATGGCTGTGAGGAAACACGGGGTAGTGATCCAAATGTGCCGGATACAGATGGTGATGGCTTGCTCGATGGCGAAGAAGCCTATGTCTATGGAACGGATCTGTTATCTGCCGACACAGATGGTGATGGCCTCAATGACGGGGATGAAGTTGCGGGTTATGACCAGGATGGCGACGGCATCCCAGAGACCTTCCCGGACCCCTTGGTGGCAGACCCTGATAATGATGGCTTGCTCGATGGTGATGAGATTTTCTATAACACAGATCCGTTCCATCCGGATAGTGACGGTGATGGCATTAACGATGGTACCGAAGTTGCTGGGTTTGATAGCGATGGTGATGGCATCATTGATTACTCGACCGACCCTGCAAGCGCGGATACAGACGGCGACACACTCCCTGACAAACGAGAGATCGACGGCTTTGATATCAACAATGATGGTATTGTCGATATTTATACCAACCCGTCCCTGGCAGATACGGACGCGGATGGCTTGTTGGACCCGGAAGAACTGACACTCGGCACAAACCCCACCATTGCAGATACGGACGAAGATGGCCTGCTGGATGGTTTCGAAGTCGATAACGAGCTCGACCCGCTGAACGCGGACCCGGACGAAGACCTCTTGCTGGATAAAGATGAACTCGATATTGGTACCGATCCGTTTAATCCGGATACAGATGGCGATGGCCTGCTCGATGGCTATGAAGTGCATTATTACCATACAGACCCGCTGATTCCGAATGAAGATCATGACCAGGATGACTTGCCGGATGACTGGGAAACGGTTTACTTCGGCAATACGTCGCAGACAGGCGACGGCGACTATGATAATGATGGTTGCAACAACGCTTGCGAGTTCGAGAATGCCCTGGACCCCACCAAACCGGATACAGATGGCGATGGCCTGACGGACTACGACGAATTGACGCGCTACCAAACGAAACCACGTTACGCTGATTCAGACAATGATGGCTTAAATGATGGTGATGAAATCCTCGTTTACAAGACGCAGGCTTTGGTGCCGGATACCGACGGCGATAAGCTCAATGATGGTACGGAAGTGTGGGGTGTCAACGTCAATGGCAGCGTGTATACCTCTGATCCACATCTGGTCGATACCGATAGCGATACATTGAATGACTACGATGAATACTATGTTCATCGCACCAATCCTAGTGCAGCAGATACCGATGGTGATGGCCTGAACGATGCGGCTGAAATCCAGGAGCATCACACACTGCCTTCTAAGGCGGATACAGACTCTGATGGCCTGAATGACAAAGAAGAGATTGATTGTGTCCGGGCTAGCAACGGCAATACCTACTGCACCAACCCGAATATGCCGGATACCGACAATGACGGTCTGCTTGATGGGCAGGAAGTGGCTGGCTTTGACACCCCATATGGTCATCTGGTGACGGATCCGACCTGGCCAGATACAGATGAAGATGAGTTCACTGATAAAGAAGAACTCGACGGTATCCAAACACCTTATGGCATCTTGCAGACGAACCCGCTTGCACTGGATACCGATGGCGACCGTTTGTCGGACGGAACCGAGGTGAACGTTACAGGCACCAACCCGCTGGATCCTGATACGGATGATGACGGCTTCTTCGATGGTGACGAAGTGGACCAGGGGTCTAACCCGCTCTTACCAGATCGTGACCTGGACAATTTGCCGGATGACTGGGAACAACTGCACTTTGGCGATACAGCGTCCCAGGATGGCAATGGCGACCCGGATAACGACGGTTGCAACAACATGTGTGAATATGAAAATGGAACCGGGCCTAACATCGCGGATACAGATTCGGATGGGTTATCCGACGGCCAGGAAGTGTATCAATACCGCACAGACCCGAACCGCCCGGATACGGATGGCGACGGCCTGACCGATGGTGAAGAAGTCCTCATTACGGCGACGGACCCCCTACGGATGACGCTGAACCTCGTCATTAATGATGTGAACGTTGCAGAACCAGCTTCCAGCCATTCACCGACGACGCAGGCCCGTATAACCGTCACGCTCCGTGGTGATGATGGCTATCGTACAGATGATGTCCGTGTCCAGTACTCAACGGCAGATGGTACAGCGGTTGCTGGCAATCCTGATCGCGATTATGTGGCTATCCCGCTGAGCAGCAGTAACGCACTGATCTTCCCGGCAGGGGTGACGCAGAAAGAGATCGTTGTTGAGATCAATGGCGACAATCGCAACGAACCGAATGAAGTCTTCTATGTTGACCTGAGCAGCCCCCAGAACGCGATCATCGCGCCGAATCGTGGCCGGAGCAACGTCAACATCACCAAGGAAATTATCGAGTATCCCTCCTAA
- a CDS encoding Tad domain-containing protein: protein MAKQELVKQKVTVQPMKRRFLERMHKAESGQAMVLMMILMVGLLAITGLAVDGGGLYVLNHNAQNAVDAASLSAAYALCTRGDYLNAALDAARENGFDNDGITNTVTVNNPPISGDKMGNSAYVQVSIAAKKPSFFIQIVFREPLGVVALAESFCIPPRIAGDFGGVWAGSEVCNNTVSMTNSGAYIESDIHSNNGLSIGGGGQGITIHGDIDTVGGATIDYSKVTVEGTVTTGVDTRDNPLNYFMADYMPGGTTAAKVVATNPELYTAIFSTADDPDMKSNGTWDPASNRTLEGLYFIDGNVKVNGPKFGDRDGDGHFEGITIVATGNVDFSSGTEGVIQFVDGLIIFSDVEITNCGTTNVSTSGSSTIWQGLVYAPKGAIKQSGSNMTVYGGYIGGSIEFSGSNFRMITDPDMVPARPPLISISQ, encoded by the coding sequence ATGGCAAAGCAAGAACTGGTAAAGCAAAAAGTGACAGTGCAACCGATGAAACGACGCTTCCTAGAGCGGATGCACAAAGCGGAATCCGGGCAGGCTATGGTCCTGATGATGATCTTGATGGTCGGCTTGCTGGCGATAACGGGGCTGGCGGTTGATGGTGGCGGCTTATATGTGCTGAACCACAATGCGCAGAACGCCGTTGATGCGGCGAGTTTATCCGCGGCATATGCGCTATGCACACGGGGTGATTATCTCAATGCTGCCCTGGATGCTGCCCGCGAAAATGGCTTTGATAATGATGGCATTACGAATACAGTCACCGTGAATAACCCGCCCATATCCGGCGATAAGATGGGCAACTCTGCTTATGTTCAGGTCTCTATCGCTGCCAAGAAACCATCCTTTTTCATCCAAATTGTGTTCAGGGAGCCGCTCGGAGTGGTTGCCCTGGCAGAATCTTTCTGTATCCCGCCACGTATCGCGGGCGATTTTGGCGGCGTTTGGGCTGGTTCGGAAGTTTGCAATAACACGGTCAGTATGACGAACTCCGGCGCATACATCGAAAGTGATATCCACAGCAACAATGGGCTGAGTATTGGTGGTGGCGGCCAGGGTATTACTATCCATGGTGATATTGATACCGTAGGGGGTGCGACAATTGACTATAGCAAAGTCACCGTCGAAGGTACGGTGACGACAGGTGTCGATACGCGTGATAACCCGCTGAATTACTTCATGGCGGATTATATGCCCGGTGGTACAACGGCTGCGAAAGTGGTTGCGACCAACCCGGAACTGTACACGGCGATTTTCTCTACTGCAGATGATCCTGATATGAAATCCAATGGCACCTGGGACCCGGCCAGCAATCGCACGCTGGAAGGCCTGTATTTCATCGACGGCAATGTGAAGGTGAATGGCCCCAAATTTGGCGACCGGGATGGTGATGGACACTTTGAAGGCATTACCATTGTTGCGACGGGTAATGTGGATTTCAGCAGTGGCACGGAAGGCGTCATTCAGTTTGTTGATGGCCTGATTATCTTCTCTGATGTGGAGATTACCAATTGTGGTACGACGAACGTCTCAACGAGCGGCTCAAGTACCATCTGGCAGGGCCTTGTTTATGCACCAAAGGGCGCAATTAAGCAGTCCGGGTCCAATATGACGGTGTATGGTGGTTATATCGGCGGCTCTATTGAGTTCTCCGGCTCTAACTTCAGGATGATTACCGATCCCGATATGGTGCCTGCCCGCCC